From a region of the Arachis ipaensis cultivar K30076 chromosome B09, Araip1.1, whole genome shotgun sequence genome:
- the LOC107617980 gene encoding uncharacterized protein LOC107617980, with protein sequence MKRQRAPANNPINNMNIMMNSSTSVPLPPPPAAKPEDVSVIMGKKKAKKEATTAEQQHKRVEESNNSKEVVITPTGGEDNSNCEENMMMMMMAPWMDEQMSWGSAWHPGWDMDFMGEDFTAAMYSDVVWDYDIWNLNNQIPIPHYMQ encoded by the coding sequence ATGAAGAGGCAAAGGGCACCTGCTAACAACCCTATCAATAATATGAACATCATGATGAATAGTAGTACTAGtgttcctcttcctcctcctcctgctGCCAAGCCTGAAGATGTGTCTGTAATAATGGGCAagaagaaagccaagaaagaggcAACTACCGCTGAGCAGCAGCACAAGCGGGTGGAGGAGAGCAACAACAGCAAAGAGGTGGTTATTACGCCTACTGGCGGTGAGGATAATAGTAACTGTGAGGAgaacatgatgatgatgatgatggcacCATGGATGGATGAACAGATGTCATGGGGATCTGCATGGCATCCTGGGTGGGACATGGACTTCATGGGTGAAGACTTCACTGCTGCCATGTACAGTGATGTTGTTTGGGACTATGATATCTGGAACCTCAACAACCAAATCCCAATTCCACATTACATGCAATGA
- the LOC107619406 gene encoding uncharacterized protein LOC107619406 — MGEGRGSTLVHLLVVALCLVAFGFAIAAERRRSVGSIKRDERTNETYCTYNSDVATGYGVGSFLFLLSGQSLLMGVTKCMCFGRPLTAGGNRAWSIIYFMSSWVTFVIAEACLIAGATKNAYHTKYRGMIYAQNFSCESLRKGIFIAGAIFVVATMILNVYYYMYFTKATTNSPSHKPNRQSPTLGMTGYA; from the exons ATGGGAGAGGGAAGAGGGTCCACTCTGGTGCACCTTCTGGTTGTGGCTCTCTGCTTGGTTGCATTTGGTTTCGCCATTGCTGCTGAGAGAAGAAGAAGCGTC GGAAGCATAAAAAGAGATGAAAGGACAAATGAAACTTACTGCACCTACAATTCAGATGTGGCAACAGGGTATGGAGTGGGGTCTTTCCTCTTCCTCCTTTCAGGTCAATCACTGCTTATGGGGGTCACAAAGTGTATGTGCTTCGGCAGGCCATTAACAGCTGGGGGTAATCGTGCCTGGTCTATCATCTATTTTATGTCTTCTTG GGTGACTTTTGTTATTGCAGAAGCCTGCTTGATAGCAGGAGCCACAAAGAATGCGTATCACACCAAGTACAGGGGAATGATTTATGCTCAGAACTTCTCTTGTGAATCATTGCGCAAAGGTATCTTCATTGCCGGAGCCATTTTTGTTGTTGCAACCATGATCCTCAATGTTTACTACTACATGTACTTCACAAAGGCAACTACAAATTCGCCTTCTCACAAGCCCAATCGCCAAAGCCCCACTCTTGGTATGACTGGATATGCATAA
- the LOC107617979 gene encoding uncharacterized protein LOC107617979, whose product MEDMFAMIQQQNVVASSRQDLSCVVCPKPRRLGLLNLAATANDHPSRSFRWHLSCQAEPCDSKSAGSSPLDTILTKGDFDMEEESWPQVASSPPFFCGSPPSRVANPLIQDARFGNENFSPLSPSSWVVVPSPSGLPPSPSNSARKGGCVRANFGNNPAVRIEGFDCLDRDRRNCSIPALA is encoded by the exons ATGGAGGATATGTTTGCCATGATCCAGCAGCAAAACGTCGTCGCGTCATCACGCCAAGACTTGAGCTGCGTGGTTTGTCCCAAGCCCCGCCGACTCGGCCTCCTCAACCTTGCCGCTACCGCCAACGACCATCCTTCCAGATCCTTCCGGTGGCATCTCAG TTGCCAGGCCGAGCCATGTGATTCAAAATCTGCCGGGTCAAGTCCTCTGGACACAATCCTTACCaaa GGTGATTTTGACATGGAGGAGGAATCATGGCCACAGGTAGCATCGTCTCCCCCATTTTTCTGCGGGTCACCGCCGAGCAGAGTAGCTAACCCACTGATTCAGGATGCTCGATTTGGGAATGAGAATTTCTCACCTCTCTCCCCATCATCGTGGGTGGTGGTTCCCTCTCCGTCGGGGCTGCCACCCTCTCCTTCCAACTCTGCCAGGAAAGGAGGCTGCGTTCGAGCCAATTTTGGTAACAATCCGGCCGTCAGGATCGAGGGGTTTGATTGCCTCGACAGGGATAGGCGAAATTGCAGCATCCCTGCTCTGGCTTAA